DNA sequence from the Lynx canadensis isolate LIC74 chromosome B2, mLynCan4.pri.v2, whole genome shotgun sequence genome:
ttaaaatgtcaatactacccaaagcaatctacatattcaatgcaatccctatcaaagtaacaacagcattcttcacagagctacaacaaataatcctaaaatttctatggaaccagaaaagaccccaaatagccaaagcaaccttgaaaaagaaaaccaaagcaggagacatcacaatcccagactacaagctatactacaaagctgtaatcatcaagacagtatgatactggcacaagaacaaacactcagatcaatggaatggaatagagaacccagaaatggccctacaaaggtatggccaactaatctttgacaaagcaggaaagaatatccaatggaataaagacagtctcttcagcaagtggtgctgggaaaattggacagcgacatgcagaagaatgaacctgggccactttcttacaccatacacaaaaataaattcaaaatggatgaaagaccttaatgtaagacaggaagccatcaaaatccttgaggagaaataaggcaaaaacctctttgatcttgcccgcagcaatttctttctgaacacgtctctggagacaagggaaacaaaagcaaaaatgaactactgggacctcatcaaaataaaacacttctgcacaacaaaggaaacaatcatcaaaactaaaaggcaaccgacagaatgggagaagatatttgcaaacgacatatcagataaagggtttgtatccaaaatctataaggaacttctcactcaacaccaaaaaacaaataatccagggaagaaatgtgcaaaagacatgagtagacacttctccaaggaagacatccacatggccaactgCCACATGAAAAAAACTGCttaacttcactcatcatcagggaattgcaaatcaaaaccacaatgagataccaccttacacctgtcagaatggctaacgttaacaactcaggcaacaacggatgttggcaaggatgtggagaatgaggatctcttttgcattgttggtagctatgcaagccggtgcagccactctggaaaacagtatggaggttcttcaaaaaaactaaaaatagaactaccctacgagccagcaattgcactactagcatTTATCAatgggatataggtgtgctgttttgaagggacacatgcaccctcatgtttatagcagcactataacAATAgtgcaacaatagccaaagtatggaaatagcccaaatctccatcgatggatgaatggacaaagaaaatgtggtgtatatatacaatggagtattactcgacaatcaaaaagaatgaaatcttgccatttgcaactacatggatggaactggagggtattatgctaagcgaaattagttagagaaagacaaaaatcatatgacttcactgatatgaggactttaagagacaaaacagatgaacataagaaaagggaaacaaaaatgatatgaaaacagggagggggacaaaacggaagagactcataaacatggagaacaaactgagggttactggaggggtttgggagggcggatgggctaaatgggtaaggggcattaagaaatctattcctgaaatcattgtttcactatatgctaactaatttggatgttaatttttaaaaataaaagaacaaaaagaatgaaatcttgccatttgcaatgatatggatagagctagaatgtgtttttataaactaaataaggcagtcagaaaagaatataatttgtcatattttggagtaagaaagaaaacaaatgaacatgggggcagagagagaggcaaactaggaaccagactcttaagtatagagaacaaacagatgattATTAGAAGGGAGGTCGGtaagggatgggtgaaataggtgatgagcattaaagagggcacttgtgatgagcattgggtattgtatgTCAGTGATGATTCACAAAGTtctacctgaaaccaatattacactgtatgttaactaactggaatttaaataaaaacgtggacaaattcttgtatattaaaaaatctaTGGGATATTCTATAAGTGAACATAGATCCTAAAGAAACTGACATTTAAATCCCCCAGAATCATTTCTTCAAACTTGCTTTATTCCAATTGTATCCTATTGAAAATTAGTGTTTATGTTGGGaaattaaattagtttattttaaaacaaacctaATAACAGACAGGACTTGTTACCACCCTCAGTTCAGTAGGTAATTAACCATAATAAGAAGCATTTCCATGGCGACCCCTCCCAAGGAACTTTCTCTGTTAGCTCATCTGGGATAAACACATATGGCCTGTTTGAAAACAATGCCCAAGAGTCTGGAGCACATACTATAAATATCACACCCAGAATGCATTCTCCATATTATGTACTACTGTCTTCCTAACCCAAGTGTTTTCTCTTCAGCAgcattgttgcaaatgaaaaacaaacatttctgaagCCAATTCTTAGATACccatctgtgtttctctgtccttctctgaaaGTTTGAGATTCATGTATTCTTCCAAAATTCCTTTTTATCAAGTGATATTTACCAGAATAaggtgagtaaaaaaaaaaacttgttttaaagtGCCCATTCTTAGGGATGATGGTAATGTATGTATATCACAGTACCTAATATACATAAGTAAAGAGAAAGCATTTCATTCAGGAAACGTTTTCTAGACTTTGGAAATACCTCATTTCATGGCTCTAGAATGCAAGTAGATTTCTCTTGGTAATCAGTCCTTCTCAGGGACTCACACCAACAATGTGTGATGAAGATGAtgtatgaataaaacaaaagtggATGAAAATGTGATTGAATATGCAAAGGAGATGTCAAAAGGAAGTCTGGCAGTTTATTAATGTGACTTTAAGCATTCATAATGTGACTATTTAAGGATAAATAGACCTCTATGCAGTAAAATAGTGATGAAAAGTCAACGGAAGTTAGAAGATCCAAAAGTCATGAATCCAAGAGCTAACAATAATTAAGTACCATGAGAATGACATGGAGAAGATTATAAATCTAGGATAAAATTATAAAGTTCAATCAAGAGTGAATTTTAGTGATTAGAACATTGCCATAGTATCCCTAGGGAATTATCTAAGGAAATAAAGGAGGCCGTGGGCTGGTCACCATCACAAACAAAACTAGCTTCTGAGATGAGTAAAGTGAACAAAATCCCAAAtaatatgaatttaataaaattgttgTAAGCATACCTGACtccttaaaattatttacaattaaCTATGGAAGAATTCACGGAGGCTCAAGCCTGAAATTACTCCTTAAAAAATCGAACAGTATTTCATGACAGAAAAATCTAAAAGGTGGGTATAGCCATTAGTAGACAATAAGGATCTTAATGTACAATTTATAATGTGTGTGGAACacaattttggaatatttattttagcaaCATATGATTTTATGTCATATCCCATCTAAAACATAGgattttcggggtgcctgggtggctcagtaggttgagtgtctaacttcagttcgggtcatgatcttattgttcgtgggtttgagccccgcattgggctctgtgttgacagcccagtGCCtgcaggctgcttcagattctgtctctggctctctcttcccctcccctgcttgtgccctgtctgtctccaaaataaataaacattttttaaaaattaaaaataaaaaataaaacacacgaTTTTCACCTGAAAAACAACTTAGGCCAACATGTGTTCCTTACACAATGCACTCATGCTACATCTTGAAAAATGTCAAGGTCGAATAAGGTGTAGGAGAAACATCTTTCAGGAAACATCTCTAGACAACTACTGCTTTCTTTGGACTATTGAATCTCTGAAATCATAGTTTCATTATCTCAGTACATCATTTAAGGAATTAATTGCTTTTCAATCTTTAGAACCTCCCTAGTTATTCACAACAATCTTTCATTGAATGATTAACAGTATCCTAAATGAATGATTAACAACTTTCTAAAATCTGGATACTAAAATTTCCTCTCAAAAGGCCTGGGAAAGAGTACTAAATGATTTAATGGATGCAAAGTGCTTACTGGAGTTTTCAGTAAACAGGTCTTATTAAGGATTACTTggaattattatcattttatggTTATCTGTCCACTTCTAATCTAGAAATAGTTTGTAATCAAAGGACAACATTCACATCTTAgcaatgatttgtttttaagtttttatttaaattcaagtatagttaacatacggtgtgatatttgtttcaggtgtgcaatatagtgattcatcacttcgtTACAACACTCGATGCTCCTCACCACAAGTTCAGGGAGTCCTGGCTGCAACATCTGTCACCCCATATATTGCCAGGGTTTGATTAAACTGATCTGGCTGGGTGGGCAGGTGTCCCCTCCTCCATTCCTCTCCATGTGCATCCCTCCTGGAGCTGTATGCTGGGTCAAAGAGGATGGTCTTCCCCCTCATAGAGGAGGACCGTTCTTCTGTCAAGGGTATATGAGTAGCTGTGCTCCCTGCTGGCatctccaaacaagctctcaagcTGTGAGTTTTGTGAGACACCCGCAGGATGGCTTAGAGGATTTAATGAAATACGGAATGTGAAAACTGTACTTTGTAACCATACAAGGTGATGTTACCCTTAAACCACTAACTCACTGGTGAGGTAACCTAGAATTTGTCAGTGGAATACCTCATAACCATAATCATGATCTATCTTATCCTACAGAAGATTCTAGATACCGTGGAACAGTTTACCaccaaaggaaagaatattataaataaaagaatttattaCCCAGTTAATCTTTCCAAAATACTGCTTTACTCAGCTACTTAATTTTGTTACAATGTTCCTCTTAtcttaaaaggaaaggaatatgtaaaataatttggggATATAGGCAAGCCTCTGATCCTGACTGAATTGGAATATAGACTTTCCTCTTGAAACCACTTCTCTGAGTTAAAAGTTGGATTGGTAGCTACATGAAATCAAGTGGATCACTAATAACCATCCAGTTTCGTATAAAAACAGAATGATAAGCCCACTTGATAAAGGAAAATAACTActagataaataaactaaaatttaattaaaaaacaagtgCTCAGTTTTAATGAAGTTCTTATGcaagaaaatatacatacaaaattaattcTTTAGCATGGGAAACAGATGTCATAGCTCATCTCTCTCAGTGCATACTTCAGGAAGCTGACATTTCTTACTTATTTCCAAAATACTAAGATAGACGTGTTTAAAACCTACCTTCCTACTCCGCATAAGGATGATATAATTATTCAACACTGGTTGAGTGTGAACAAGACTGTCATGGTGAGTATTAGAtctctgcatttttcttcttgtgcGTCAACGACCTCAAGACCTTCAGTTCATAACATTTCAGTAATCCCTTGCATCAGTGTCCCTGGGTCCATGCCACATCCACTCTATCAGACACCAGAGACAGAAACCAATGAACTACATTTAACGACCCCCTCCGATGATTTTTATGTAAGCAAGCCAAGTTTGAAAAACCTGATTTGGAGTTTCCCAAATACAAGATGTTCCCACTTTGCTTTTAACTCTCCCTGTAACACAAGGGGATAGTTATCGTCATCCTTGTTCTACATTCAGTTTCAGAATGGTCAGGTTACTTGTCTAAAGACATCACCTCTATTCTGTAGTGAGGGAAAGTAAGTCACCTGGTGCCAGATCCTGTTTATTGCTTCCTTCACAAGCGACTATGACCCATCTTCTGTGAGTGGATGGTGGATGCAGTTCTCGTAACGCTTCCAACCttttctgccacttccctgctgtAGGTGAAATAAGGTGAAGATGGCGGCACAATGAATAACAGCCATCCTAAAGAGTTCGTTCTACTAGGCTTTGCAGATCGTCCTTGGCTGGAGCTTCCTCTATTTGCTATTCTTCTTATAACATACCCCATGGCCATGGTAGGAAACACGGCCATCATTCTGGTGTCCAGGTTAGATGCCCGTCTGCACAAccccatgtatttcttcctcaCCAACCTCTCCTTCCTGGACATGTGCTACACCACAAGCATCGTCCCTCAGATGCTGTTTAACCTGGGAAGCACCAAGAAGACGATCAGCTATGTGGGGTGTGCAGCTCAGCTTTATTTCTTCCACATAATGGGGGGCACAGAATGTCTGCTTCTGGCTATTATGTCTTTTGATCGCTACCTGGCTATCTGCAAGCCTCTACACTACACCCTCATCATGAACCCACGCATCTGTATCCTGCTGGCATCCACTGTGTGGTTGACTGGAATCACGTATGCTGTCTCAGAGGCCACTGCTACCTTGCAGTTACCACTGTGTGGACTCAATAAATTGGACCACTTGCTGTGTGAGATTCCTGTTCTGATAAAGGCTGCCTGTGGAGAAAAGACTGCTAATGAGCTCACACTCTCTGTGgtgtgtatttttatgttagCTGTCCCGCTAGGCTTAATTCTTGCTTCCTATGCTTGCATTGGACATGCtgtatttaaaattaagtcttctgagggaaggaaaaaggcctTTGGGACATGTTCTTcccatctcattgtagttttcttgttttatggtCCAGCCATTAGCATGTACCTTCAGCACCCCTCCTCCATCTCAAGAGACCAGCCCAAATTCATGGCGCTCTTCTATGGAGTAGTGACCCCTGCGCTGAACCCTTTTATCTACACCTTGAGGAATAAGGATGTGAAGGGGGCATTAGGCAACCTAGTCAGTGGCATTTTGCGTCGAAGTGACAGCTGAAATTATTAACAGTTACAGAAGGTTTATAGGGTTTTCTCTAGTAACTCATTCTTGTCTCCTATTTCCCAAATCTCATGTGGGAGCTTCTTGCAGAACATATGTTTCTGATAGTCAAAATAACGATGTTAGGCAACAAAGATACTTGACTATTGCACCACTAGTGCACTGTttgtaaaaatgcattaaaaataattccactgTGGTTGTACATACTGAAATACTAACTTATTaagtaataaatatgtaataatataattaaaatataaactcattCGTTCAAACTAATCATAAAACTGCACAGCAACTACTCATCAGTGGACTTTCTATTAGAGCATCACCTGAGAAGCATTTCATCACTCTCTGTCACATTAGCCCATGTCTCAGTGGACAGCTAGGCTACACTATGAATTCCATGTGGGGCATCCAACACTTTAGTACAACCACGAGTCTCCTACGTGTATCAACTTCCATTATGGAGACATGATTGCTTCTTGAAAACTACAATGTGACTCCTGATTAACAAACAGGTGTGCAGtgttgcattttttaattaaggaatttatcattaaattttaaaataaatacaaattggggcgcctgggtggcgcagtcggttaaacgtccgacttcagctaggtcacgatctcgcggtccgtgagttcgagcccgcgtcaggctctgggctgatggctcagagcctggagcctgtttccgattctgtgtctccctctctctctgcccctcccccgttcatgctctgtctctctctgtcccaaaaataaataaacgttgaaaaaaaaaattaaaaaaaaataaataaatacaaataaggaCAAATCATACatataaatttcttaatgttCCTTTCAAAGATCGTAAGTGTGTGTCTTCTGACTCAGTGAAAGAACGAACATGGAAGTACTATTAATAAtgaactacaggggcgcctgggtggcgcagtcggttaagtgtccgacttcagccaggtcacgatctcgcggtccatgagttcgagccccgcgtcgggctctgggctgatggctcagagcctggagcctggtttccaattctgtgtctccctctctctctgcccctcccccgttcatgctctgtctctctgtccccaaaataaaataaccgttgaaaaaaaaattaaaaaaaaataatgaactgcAACCTGGAAAAATTTCGTGGATCTGTTCTACAgggttttttatttctatatcatatatttctgctctgatattttaTTGACAAATCCCTTGCCAGACttgtcaaaaggaaaagagaaaggactcactaaataaaatcatgaatgaaagagagagatgacACCAATACGGcagaaatacaataattaaaagagaataataggaacaattatatgtcaacaaatggggcatcctggaagaaatggataattgcagaaacatataaactaccaaaattgaaacgggggaaatagaaaatttgcacAGAGCCATAACTAGTAATGAAGTAAaatccattataaaaaaaaatctgccaacaaCAAAGAGTCCAGGGTAGGACGgtttcccaggagaattctaccagacagttaaagaagaaatcatacctattcttctgaaaactgttccaaaaaaatagaaatggaaggaaaacttacaaactcaTTCTAAGAGGGTGACATGACCTTGATTCTCAAACCAGACAAAGGCCCcaataaaaatgagaactacaGGTTAATATCTCTGATgtatatggatgcaaaaattctcaacaagattgAACAAATCAAACCCAactgtacattaaaagaattttgacACATTCAAGTGGATTTATTTCTGATgttgatgctcaacatcactcataatcaggaaatgcatatcaaaaccataaTGTGACATCACCACACACCTGTTGGAAGGGTTATCATCAAGGACGCAAGAGATAACAACTGCTGgtgggatgtggagaaaagggagccctcgtATGCTGTATGTCAGAATGTAAATTCGTTCTGACACTATGGAAAACATagagtaaggaggttcctcaaaaaattaaatacaaatactaTTTTATCCAGAATCTCATTTCTGGTTACATTTCTAAAGGACATGAAAACAGAATCTCAAAGGGATATCTGCACTTTCATGTTTTTTGtgacattattcacaacagccaagatatggaaacaacctaagtgtctgtcaacaaatgaatggttaaaaatgtgatattatatatataatatatatatatatatatatacacacacacacacatatgtatacacacatatatgtgtgcattatatgtgtgtatatgtgtgtatacatatgcatatataaaatatatattaaatacatataataaatagatgatagatgaaagaaaggaagaaggaaagaaagagagagagagagagagagagagagagagagaatggagtattcaaccatgagaaagaaggaaattgtgccatttgcaacaatatggatacaccttgaggggattatgctaagtgaaatgtcaggcAAAGAAGGACAAATAGTTATATGTGTAATCTTgaaaagtcaaattcataagAATAGAATGCTGGTTTTCAGGGGCTAGGGGGTGGGAGAACTGGGCAGATGCTGTTTAAGGCTTCAAACTTGTAACTAGTAGATATGTAAGTCCTGCACAGCCTACAAATTATCTAATTCACAGCATAGAAACTgtagtcaacaatactgtatgaTAAACTTCAAAACTTccaagagactagatcttaattgtttctaccacaaaaaagaaattataattatgtgacatgataaaGATAGTAGCTGACATTATGATGGTAATCATTTGATAATGCATAAATACATCAAATGAACACATTATACACATTATACATCTTATACTTACACAAGTTATTTGTCAAtaataactcaataaaaaaataaaaacaataattaaaaaaaataaagtcagtgaATGTTGTGGAGTGGCCAGgtactttgcttttctctttgagaCACATATCCAAAAAAGTCattaaattcttaaataattGACAGTATACAAAGCACTTCCTAAACAtctcatttgaaataaattttatacagCTGTAGGAGAAAACTGTGAGATGCATTCCTTTTAAAAGATTTGATAAAGGGTTGTCATATGTCCTAATGTCAGAGACACTCCCTTGAACACATTCGATGGATCTATCTAACTTCTTAACATGCAGTTACTACTGAATTATTCATTGTTATTAATATAATATCTGGTAAACAGATCTGAAAACTGATATGCTAATGATAGTTTTTGGCAAATTCTTTTCCCAAACTTACATTTTGATTCCATGACTTAGATTATGTCAAATGttatcccagactttagcctctactacaaagctgtaattatcaagacagcgtggtattggcacaaaaacagacacataaaccaatggaatagaatagaaaccccagaactagacccacaaacgtatggccaactaatctttgacaaagcaggaaagaacatccaatggaaaaaagacagcctctttaacaaatggtgctgggagaactggacagcaacatgcagaaggttgaaactagaccactttctcatgccatttacaaaaataaactcaaaatggataaaggacctgaatgtgagacaggaaaccatcaaaaccctagaggagaaagcaggaaaagacctctctgacctcagctgtagcaatctcttactcgacatccccaaaggcaagggaattaaaagcaaaaatgaattcctgggaccttatgaagataaaaagcttctgcacagcaaaggaaacaaccaacaaaactaaaaggcaaccaacggaatgggaaaggatatttgcaaatgacatatcagacaaagggctagtatccaaaatctataaagagctcaccaaactccacacccgaaaaacaaataacccgtgaagaaatgggcagaaaacatgaatagacacttctctaaagaagacatccggatggccaacaggcacatgaaaagatgctcaatgtcgctcctcatcagggaaatacaaatcaaaaccacactcagatatcacctcacgccagtcagagtggccaaaatgagcaaatcaggagactatagatgctggcgaggatgtggagaaatgggaaccctcttgcactgtttgtgggaatgcaaactggtgcagtcactctggaaaacagtgtggaggttcctcagaaaattaaaaatagacctaccctatgacccagcaatagcactgctaggaatttacccaagggatacaggagtactgatgcataggggcacttgtaccccaatgtttatagcagccctctcaacaatagacaaattatggaaagagcctaaatgtccatcaactgatgaatggataaagaaattgtggtttatatacacaatggagtactacgtggcaatgagaaagaacgaaatatggccctttgtagcaacgtggatggaagtggagagtgtgatgctaagtgaaataagccatacagagaaagacagataccatatggtttcactcttatgtggatcctgaggaacttaacagaaatccatgggggaggggaaggaaaaaaaagaggttagagtggaagagagccaaagcctaagagactcttaaaaactgagaacaaactgagggttgatggggggtgggagggaggggagggtgggtgatgggtattgaggaggacaccttttgggatgagcactgggtgttgtatggaaaccaatttgacaacaaacttcatttattgaaaacataaaaaaaaaatcacctgcaATTATGACAGTAATAGAACCAGGcttacataattttttctttctttttttttttcttttggaactggcccatagtttttgtttgtttgtttgtttgtttcattgtttgttttttcccccttcctttccttttctctttctctctgtcttcttttttttttcccctggagcagcttctttttttctttcttttttttaaattttttcaacatttatttatttttgacagagacagagtacaagtgggggaaggggcagagagagagggatacacagaatccgaagcaggctccaggctccaagctgtcagcacagagcctgatgcagggttcgaactcacaaaccctgaaattatgacctgagcccaagtcagacacccaacagacagagccacccaggcgcccctttttcttatttttttctttattttctttgtttttcttgagaaTCAGGCTTACGGTTTTTTGATtgagtatcttttatttcttttcttactctctCAATctcattcacactctctctcttttctgcattaagcttttaaaattctttttcaggcCTATTTTAACCAACAATCAAAGCACACTTAGTTAATgttccaaacactccccacttcCAGCAAGAAGGATTTCTGCAGAGGAATGACCaggggaaagagcagccaaaacacaacagaagagtgcacacagcatacaccagaaacacttcctacACTTCCAGGTCCTgaacaggatatatatatataactctaaCTCTAacctttttaatatagcattactctcaggtgcaggaaacataacCTTTCAAAACAAGTGAAAGAtagaaacctagccaaaatgacaacacagaggaattctccccaaaagaaaagtcaagaagGAAACCCAACCAgggaattgctcaaaacagacataagcaatatatctgaacaacaATTTAGAACAGTAGTCATAAGAACACTAGCAAGGTTTGAAAAAGGCTTGAAACATTTTCTACacagataaaagacctaaaacctAGTTagggtgaaataaaaaaaaattgctataactgagattcaaaaccaACTAGATGTAGTCACACTGAggactgaagaagcagaggagagaataggttatatagaagaaaaaaatgtggaaaataaggaAGCTGAAACGAAGAGGGAATGAAAACTATTGGATCATGAAGGGAGACTTGGGGAACTCCGTGATTGTATCCAGGGAAAGAATATCTGcatcacaggagtcccagaagaagagtgtGATAAAGGGGCAGAACGTTTATTGAACAAATTTTAGCTGAGAACTTcatggatctggggaaggaaacaggcattcaagttcCAAGAGGCACAAAGCAGTCCccccaaaatcaacaaaaacaggtcaacaccatgacacaTCACAGTAAAATGCGCAAAATACAAAcgtaaagagagaattctgagagcAGCTAAGGATAAAAGGTCACTAACCTACAAATGTAGGCATATAACATTAACAGCAGACCTGTCCATGAAACTTGTCAGGCTGGAGGGAGTGGcagaaaatattcaatgtgctgaatggggaaaatatttaaccaataattctttatccagcaaggctgtcattcagattAGAGGGAGAGAAGTGCGTGGATGGCACAGTTGGTTCAGGGTCCaacaggctcaggtcatgatcttgtgattcatgggtttgagccctgcatatgGCTcagtcctgacagctcagagcctgcagtcctcttcaga
Encoded proteins:
- the LOC115514696 gene encoding olfactory receptor 2B6-like gives rise to the protein MNNSHPKEFVLLGFADRPWLELPLFAILLITYPMAMVGNTAIILVSRLDARLHNPMYFFLTNLSFLDMCYTTSIVPQMLFNLGSTKKTISYVGCAAQLYFFHIMGGTECLLLAIMSFDRYLAICKPLHYTLIMNPRICILLASTVWLTGITYAVSEATATLQLPLCGLNKLDHLLCEIPVLIKAACGEKTANELTLSVVCIFMLAVPLGLILASYACIGHAVFKIKSSEGRKKAFGTCSSHLIVVFLFYGPAISMYLQHPSSISRDQPKFMALFYGVVTPALNPFIYTLRNKDVKGALGNLVSGILRRSDS